One genomic window of Fusarium keratoplasticum isolate Fu6.1 chromosome 3, whole genome shotgun sequence includes the following:
- a CDS encoding Acyl-transf-3 domain-containing protein, translating to MLPSPRAKSRDGLPQQAELLQQDTDRDHEKASLARKNRDKIRCLDGLRGIACLIVFNYHFFWPWTPAVMLGYGALAPRSPEPYWNWPSLPIVCLLHRGRPMVAIFFAISGYVICRHILRSIHERRLEDTYQKLASAVFRRVFRLYIPPTISMFIVAMLAQIGAFKSEFNIYKGPDSVYINATITTAQIQLDTSCVNGTSIMGAAGVANYLGLQGPLYLGNTTANLTDLLCVNSTSRLYGPDKFYKLEGEVEAELAKNTTDNATTTALATLETLSPRSYLKIENDKRKTPSYVSDLTEKTESLNDTNPVNLTWVQFGGSWEEHPFIHDNMTYALKNFTRAYAEWANPFNFGHYHPRYDPHTFTIPMELRGSMVLYIFLLGTAALKARWRLRFAGFLSAYSLFIGRWDMATFLGGALLSELDIRRSDPNDRTIAPPSVGVGKSRQSGLQSTPLRVLVIFVALYFLSYPDVGAEYTPGFVFLSYFVPKYYIPMSGWMFYQSMGALLLVPCILRSPLLCRLLEGRVAQYLGKISFSLYLVHGPVLHCIGFWIMPRLFDNFGRLTGYAIGYVTLVSITFYLTNLWHRKVDVWSMTVGRRVEKMLSE from the coding sequence ATGCTTCCAAGCCCGAGGGCAAAGTCGCGCGACGGGCTGCCTCAGCAGGCGGAGCTGCTCCAGCAGGACACGGACCGCGACCATGAGAAGGCCTCCCTTGCCAGGAAGAACAGGGACAAGATTCGATGCCTCGACGGGCTTCGCGGCATCGCTTGTCTCATCGTCTTCAACTACCACTTCTTCTGGCCCTGGACTCCCGCTGTGATGCTGGGCTATGGCGCCCTGGCCCCTCGTTCTCCCGAGCCTTACTGGAACTGGCCCTCGCTGCCGATTGTCTGCCTCTTGCATCGTGGACGTCCAATGGtggccatcttctttgcAATCTCGGGTTATGTCATCTGCCGTCACATTCTGAGGTCAATCCACGAGCGTCGTCTCGAAGACACGTATCAGAAGCTTGCATCGGCCGTTTTCAGACGCGTCTTTCGCCTCTACATCCCTCCCACCATCAGCATGTTCATAGTGGCTATGCTTGCCCAGATCGGAGCCTTCAAGTCTGAATTCAACATCTACAAGGGTCCTGACTCGGTCTACATCAACGCCACTATTACCACAGCCCAGATCCAACTGGATACGTCATGCGTCAACGGGACTTCTATTATGGGTGCTGCAGGCGTCGCAAACTATCTGGGCTTGCAGGGCCCACTGTACCTGGGCAACACAACCGCCAACCTGACTGATTTGCTCTGCGTCAACTCCACCTCGCGACTCTACGGGCCTGATAAGTTCTACAAGCTAGAGGGCGaagtcgaggccgagcttgcAAAGAACACGACGGACAACGCGACCACCACTGCTCTGGCAACCCTGGAGACTCTCTCACCGCGTTCGTATCTCAAGATTGAAAATGATAAGCGCAAGACGCCATCTTACGTTTCTGACCTCACTGAAAAGACTGAGTCTCTGAATGACACAAACCCCGTCAACCTGACCTGGGTCCAGTTTGGTGGCTCTTGGGAGGAACACCCCTTCATTCACGACAACATGACGTACGCCCTCAAGAACTTTACGAGGGCCTACGCAGAGTGGGCAAACCCCTTCAACTTTGGCCACTACCATCCTCGCTATGATCCTCACACCTTTACCATCCCCATGGAGCTTCGTGGCTCAATGGTTCTGTACATCTTCCTGCTGGGTACGGCAGCTCTCAAGGCAAGATGGCGGCTTCGTTTTGCAGGTTTCCTCTCCGCCTACAGTCTCTTTATCGGACGATGGGATATGGCCACATTCTTGGGAGGCGCCCTCCTCTCGGAGCTGGATATTCGACGATCTGACCCCAACGACCGGACAATAGCACCTCCTTCCGTGGGCGTCGGCAAATCTCGCCAGTCAGGCCTGCAATCAACTCCCCTCCgcgtcctcgtcatctttgtGGCCCTCTACTTCCTCTCTTACCCGGATGTAGGTGCGGAGTACACTCCCGGCTTCGTCTTCCTATCCTACTTTGTCCCCAAGTACTACATTCCCATGTCAGGCTGGATGTTCTACCAATCTATGGGTGCACTTCTTCTCGTTCCCTGCATCCTCCGCAGTCCACTCCTCTGCCGCCTCCTCGAAGGCCGCGTAGCGCAGTACCTCGGAAAAATCAGCTTCTCGCTCTACCTCGTCCACGGTCCTGTCCTACACTGCATCGGCTTCTGGATCATGCCCCGACTATTCGACAACTTTGGCCGCCTCACAGGTTACGCCATCGGCTACGTGACACTCGTCAGCATCACCTTTTACCTGACAAACCTGTGGCACAGAAAGGTGGACGTCTGGAGCATGACTGTTGGAAGGAGAGTTGAGAAGATGCTGTCTGAATGA